One window from the genome of Pelecanus crispus isolate bPelCri1 chromosome 13, bPelCri1.pri, whole genome shotgun sequence encodes:
- the LOC142594847 gene encoding cytokine receptor common subunit gamma-like: MAVPGAFLVPILLLLLLCGLGPYLVAARDQSEVECVVFNEEYMTCTWGNSETLTANYSLYYWYENRSPVVECKHYLQDRGIRFGCHFNQSEIIQFQPFRVLVNASLGGRTLKIPSERMELQDLVKPGTPVNLTIHNMSSNQLQLTWTSPYPKAQCLEHAVKYKSNKDTGWTEHQVKGDTFSFPSVDYEKYYTFYVRSKINSYCGSTKLWSEWSVPVVWGSNSTSKGAVESSNHTLSVTAGAPATLREHSPYKNSYVGV, encoded by the exons ATGGCGGTGCCTGGTGCCTTCCTCGtgcccatcctcctcctcctcctcctctgcggGCTGGGCCCCTACCTTGTTGCTGCCCGCGACCAGTCAG AGGTGGAGTGTGTCGTCTTCAACGAGGAGTACATGACCTGCACATGGGGGAACAGCGAGACGCTCACGGCCAACTACTCCCTCTACTACTG GTACGAGAACAGGTCCCCCGTGGTGGAGTGCAAGCACTACCTGCAGGACCGGGGCATCAGATTTGGCTGCCACTTCAACCAGAGTGAGATCATCCAGTTCCAGCCCTTCCGTGTCCTCGTCAATGCCAGCCTCGGCGGCAGGACCCTGAAGATCCCCAGCGAGCGCATGGAGCTGCAGGACCTGG TGAAACCAGGGACGCCTGTCAACCTGACCATCCACAACATGAGCAGCAACCAGCTGCAGCTGACCTGGACCTCCCCATACCCCAAAGCccagtgcctggagcatgcCGTCAAGTACAAGAGCAACAAGGACACTGGCTGGACG GAGCACCAGGTGAAAGGAGacaccttctccttccccagcgTGGACTATGAGAAGTACTATACCTTCTATGTGCGCAGCAAGATCAACAGCTACTGCGGCAGCACCAAGCTCTGGAGCGAGTGGAGTGTCCCCGTGGTCTGGGGCAGCAACTCCACCAGCAAGG GCGCAGTGGAGAGCAGCAACCACACACTGTCTGTGACGGCTGGGGCCCCGGCCACCCTCCGCGAGCACAGCCCCTACAAGAACAGCTACGTGGGAGTGTGA
- the LOC142594848 gene encoding LOW QUALITY PROTEIN: uncharacterized protein LOC142594848 (The sequence of the model RefSeq protein was modified relative to this genomic sequence to represent the inferred CDS: inserted 3 bases in 2 codons) has product MCRDPWHVLRLPSAPLGPGAPAHHHGAQRCLFLAEVECVVFNEEYMTCTWGNSETLTANYSLYYWYENRSPVVECKHYLQDRGIRFGCHFNQSEIIQFQPFRVLVNASLGSRTLKIPSERMELQDLVKPQAPVNLTIHNMSSNQLQLTWTSPYPKAQCLEHAVKYKSNKDTGWTEHQVKGDTFSFPSVDYEKYYTFYVRSKINSYCGSTKLWSEWSVPVVWGSNSTSKGSSCTVPAPLSWAHSGSTFIYIEHGGEAPPGHPTGAVPWHRGXHRVAGLASGLCSRCEGCLLPSATTARPADDQSFLSNTNRAVLRLLLYIRKMVRDPDTDVIDLRDKLGTPKLLXSLRERASEFLQAHGTYCVCRVQFRAPGTKEEHMCWSFTPLLEHPSLALTEALQLQGERLHRRQTGTPETAEERRTSDMETLPSTAQGQGAVRGCQWPPGHLQLPRCHA; this is encoded by the exons ATGTGCAGGGACCCCTGGCATGTGCTGCGTCTCCCCAGTGCACCTCTGGGCCCTGGTGCACCCGCCCACCACCACGGTGCCCAGCGGTGTCTGTTCCTTGCAGAGGTGGAGTGTGTCGTCTTCAACGAGGAGTACATGACCTGCACATGGGGGAACAGCGAGACGCTCACGGCCAACTACTCCCTCTACTACTG GTACGAGAACAGGTCCCCCGTGGTGGAGTGCAAGCACTACCTGCAGGACCGGGGCATCAGATTTGGCTGCCACTTCAACCAGAGTGAGATCATCCAGTTCCAGCCCTTCCGTGTCCTCGTCAATGCCAGCCTCGGCAGCAGGACCCTGAAGATCCCCAGCGAGCGCATGGAGCTGCAGGACCTGG TGAAACCACAGGCGCCTGTCAACCTGACCATCCACAACATGAGCAGCAACCAGCTGCAGCTGACCTGGACCTCCCCATACCCCAAAGCccagtgcctggagcatgcCGTCAAGTACAAGAGCAACAAGGACACTGGCTGGACG GAGCACCAGGTGAAAGGAGacaccttctccttccccagcgTGGACTATGAGAAGTACTATACCTTCTATGTGCGCAGCAAGATCAACAGCTACTGCGGCAGCACCAAGCTCTGGAGCGAGTGGAGTGTCCCCGTGGTCTGGGGCAGCAACTCCACCAGCAAGG GCTCCAGCTGTACTGTCCCAGCCCCACTGTCCTGGGCCCACAGCGGCAGCACGTTCATCTACATCGAGCACGGGGGTGAGGCCCCTCCTGGCCATCCCACCGGCGCTGTTCCCTGGCACCGTG CTCACCGGGTGGCGGGCTTGGcctctgggctctgcagccgcTGCgagggctgcctgctgccctcagCCACCACCGCTCGCCCTGCAGATGACCAGAGCTTTCTGTCCAACACCAACCGCGCCGTCCTGCGGCTGCTGTTGTACATCAGGAAGATGGTTCGGGACCCCGACACTG ATGTCATTGACCTGCGTGACAAGCTGGGCACCCCCAAGCTGCT CAGCCTGAGGGAGAGGGCCAGCGAGTTCCTCCAGGCACATGGCACCTACTGTGTGTGTAGGGTGCAGTTCAGAGCACCTG GGACCAAGGAGGAGCACATGTGCTGGTCCTTCACGCCACTCCTGGAGCACCCCAGCCTGGCACTGACAG aggctctgcagctgcagggcgaGCGCCTGCACAGGAGGCAGACTGGCACCCCAGAGAcggcagaggagaggaggacaTCTGACATGGAGACACTGCCCTCCACGGCGCAAGGCCAAGGAGCAGTAAGAGGCTGCCAGTGGCCCCCAGGGCACCTG cagctgccccgtTGCCATGCCTGA